CCGGAGGAGAAATTACTGAGGATATTTGTAAGGCGGATTATTTTATAATAAATACCTGCGTCGTTACAGAGACGGCGGAAAGAGCCTCTTTACATAAGATCAGAAAAGCTTTAAAGGATAATCCGGGAGTTAAGGTTGTTGTGACCGGATGCCTTGCTGAAATTCCTTTAAAGGTGAAAGAACTTGAGCATGTTGATTTTGTTTTTAGGAATGAAGAAAAAAAAGATCTGGCTTTTTTACTGGGTTTTGAAAAAGGGAAAAAAGAGTTTGCAGTTTCGGGCTTGTTCGGACATAAAAGGTCTTTCTTAAAGATAGAAGACGGTTGTGAAAACTCTTGCGCGTATTGTATTGTGCCTTTTACCCGGGGAAAGATAGAAAGCCGTCCGATGCAGGAGATTGTGAAAGAAGCAAAAAGGCTTTCTGATAACGGATATATGGAAATAGTTTTGACCGGGATTAACCTGGGAGCATATGGGCAAGAACTTGATAAAGATAATAATCTTCCGGTTGTAGTGGAAAATATTTTGCAAATTGAAAATCTGGGAAGGCTCAGGTTGTCTTCAATAGAACCGGAGTATATTACACCTAAGCTCCTTGATGTAATTGCAAAGAGCAGCGGTAGAGTTTGCCCGCATCTTCATATTCCGCTTCAAAGCGGAGATACGAATATGCTTAAGCTGATGAATAGAAAATATAGTGTCGAAGATTATATTTTTAAACTGAAATTGGCAAAGGAAAAAATAAAAGATTTAAGCATAACTACCGATATAATTGTCGGTTTTCCCGGAGAAACCGATAAGATGTTTGAAAGTTCTCTTGAATTAATGAAACAACAGAGGTTTTTAAAGGTGCATGTGTTTTCATACTCGGATAGGGAGGGAACGAAAGCAGCTTTAATGAAAGATAAAGTTCCGGAGGCGGAGAAAGAAAGAAGGTATAAGAAGATGCTTTTATCTTCGGAGACAAAAGGGAGGGAATTTGTAAGGACTTTTATAGGCAAAGAACTTGAAATTCTGGTAGAAGGAATAGAGAGGCGAAAGAATAAAAGCATTAAGGGTTTTTCTGAAAATTATATTAAGGTGAATATCGAGGACGGATCAGAGAGAGATATAGGAAATATAGTAAAAGTAAGACTTGAAAGAGTTGAAAAAGAAAATTACGGAAGGAAAATTTAAGAGAAATTGACGATTTACGATTGACAAATGACAATTTAATGAAGGCGGAGAAAAGTACTCCGCCGAGATTGAAAATAAATAATAACACATTAGTTTAGACTGTGAGTAACGTATTAAAGTGGAACGTGAGCAACGTTAAAGGAGATCAGGCGTATGATGGGTTGTGTATTTTGTAAGATTGTGCAGAAACAGATTCCTGCCAAGATAGTTTATGAGGATGACAGGGTGCTTGCGTTTGAGGATTCAACTCCTCAAGCACCGGTGCATATCCTGATTATTCCAAAGGAGCATATTCCGACGGTAAATGATATAAATGACAGTCACAAAGAGCTTATAAACAGTCTTTTTTCGGCGGCAAAAAAAATAGCTGAAGAAAAAAATATTGCGCAAAGAGGTTACCGGCTTGTAATGAATACTAATGCCGAAGCCGGTCAGTCGGTTTTTCATATCCATATGCATATTTTAGGCGGAAGGCATCTGGCGTGGCCTCCAGGATGAACAAAGTTCATAAGGTTTTACATTAATGTGGTGTTTAATATAATAATACCACCTCTGAAAAAGACCTTACAAACCTTAGAAACTTTAGAAACCTTACAAACTGTTTTTGACGAACAAAGGAGTTGTAAAAAGTTATGGAAACTAAGTTACCCGTTATCGCCCTTGACGGTCCTGCGGGCAGCGGAAAGAGTACTATAGCCAAGTTGGTTGCAAAGCGACTTGGTCTCCGTTATATTGATACAGGGGCAATGTATAGGGCTGTTACCTTAATGGCGATTAGAGAAAAGGTAAATACCAAATGTGAAGAGGATCTTATAGCGCTTGTGAAAAGATGCAGTATTGAATTTAAGTATGAAGAAAAAGGACTCAAAGTATTTGTAAATGGTTTGGAAGTCACCGAAGATATTCGGCTTCCTGAAGTATCAAAGAGTTCTTCAGATATCGCTGATTCTGTCGGGGTCAGAAAACATCTTGTATCTTTGCAGCAAAAGATGGGGAAATTTGGCGGTGTTATACTTGATGGCAGGGATATAGGTTCTCTGGTATTTCCAAATGCTGAGTTTAAGTTTTATTTGGATGCTTCTGTCGAAGAGCGCGCTAAGAGAAGATTTAAAGAGCTAAAAGCAAAAAGTATTGAGCAATCTCTTGAAGAGGTTAAAATAGATATTATGGCCAGGGATAAGAGAGATAAAGAAAGGGCATTCGGGGCTCTTAAACTGGTCCCTGATGCGATAAAGGTGGACACCTCTGACCTAAGCATAGAAGAAGTTGTAAATATCATCGCTTCAAGAATACTTTCTAAAGGAGATGTTCAAATATGAAAGCTATAATATTAGTAGGCGGAGAAGGTACACGCCTTCGTCCTTTAACTTTATGCTTACCAAAGGCTCTGGCGGCAGTGGTTAATGAACCGATGATTTATTATATGCTTGGATGGCTGAAAAAGCACGGGGTAAAGGAAGCAATTTTAGTTGCGTGCTATCTTCCGTCTAAATTAAAAAAAGTTATAGGCAGCAGATACTCAGGAATGAAGATAAGATATATCTATGAGGATTCACCTCTGGGAACAGGCGGGGCTATAAAACGTGCGGAAAAGTATTTAACAGGGACAACTGTTGTGATGAACGGTGATTTAATAACTAATATAGATCTTTCAAAAATGATGCGCTTCCATAAAAGTAATAAGGCAAAAGCAACAATAGCACTTACTCCTGTGGAGGATCCGTCGGCGTTTGGTTTGGTGGAAACATCAAAAGATGGGAGAGTTACCGGATTTATAGAAAAGCCCTCTCCGGAGGAAGTTCAGGGTAAAGAAACAAATATTAATGCAGGGGTCTACTTGTTTGAGCCGGAAGTATTAAAACTCATGCAGTTTAGTAAGGTCTATTCTATCGAAAGGGATATATTCCCTGTCATGGTCGGAAAGGGTTTTTATGGAATGGTCTTTAAAAAAATATACTGGATGGACTGCGGGACTGTTGAAAAATACAGGAAGGTTACCAGAGATGTACTTCTGGGAAAGTTTACTCCTTTTATAAAAGTGAAAATGAAAAATGGGGTTTCTATCGGTGAAGACTCCGTGATTGCGTCCGGCTCAAAAATAGCAGGAACTATGGTCATCGGAAAGAACTGTTCTGTGTCAAAAAATGTGTTATTAAAAAACTGTATTATATGGGATAGGGTGCAAATAGATGAAGGGGCGGTTCTCCAAAACTGTATCCTTGCTCACGGCTGTATGATTGGGAAAAATTCCATTCTTAACGGGGCAGTACTTGGAGCAGATATCTGTATAATGCCGGGGAGTAAAATGAAAAATTGCTAAAAAACAAAAAATTAAAAATACTTATGCTGTCAGTCTGGTATCCTTCAAAAGTCAGCCCCGGAAAGGGAACTTTTGTTAAAGAATTTGCGAGAGCCCTTTCCCTTTTTTCTGAAGTTACGGTCGTGAGCCCTGTTCCCGTGTCAGGGGAATTTCAAGGTAAGGAACTGCCTTTTATTAACGACAGTGCAGAAGATGGAATTCGTACAATACTGGCCTATTATAAAAAACCGGTCTTTTTTAACCTGTTGAAAGGACTCTACTACTTTACTAAGGCGTT
This genomic interval from Candidatus Firestonebacteria bacterium RIFOXYD2_FULL_39_29 contains the following:
- a CDS encoding tRNA (N(6)-L-threonylcarbamoyladenosine(37)-C(2))-methylthiotransferase MtaB codes for the protein MMKVYFDTLGCKINQYETQAVREQILMAGGEITEDICKADYFIINTCVVTETAERASLHKIRKALKDNPGVKVVVTGCLAEIPLKVKELEHVDFVFRNEEKKDLAFLLGFEKGKKEFAVSGLFGHKRSFLKIEDGCENSCAYCIVPFTRGKIESRPMQEIVKEAKRLSDNGYMEIVLTGINLGAYGQELDKDNNLPVVVENILQIENLGRLRLSSIEPEYITPKLLDVIAKSSGRVCPHLHIPLQSGDTNMLKLMNRKYSVEDYIFKLKLAKEKIKDLSITTDIIVGFPGETDKMFESSLELMKQQRFLKVHVFSYSDREGTKAALMKDKVPEAEKERRYKKMLLSSETKGREFVRTFIGKELEILVEGIERRKNKSIKGFSENYIKVNIEDGSERDIGNIVKVRLERVEKENYGRKI
- a CDS encoding histidine triad nucleotide-binding protein yields the protein MMGCVFCKIVQKQIPAKIVYEDDRVLAFEDSTPQAPVHILIIPKEHIPTVNDINDSHKELINSLFSAAKKIAEEKNIAQRGYRLVMNTNAEAGQSVFHIHMHILGGRHLAWPPG
- a CDS encoding cytidylate kinase, whose amino-acid sequence is METKLPVIALDGPAGSGKSTIAKLVAKRLGLRYIDTGAMYRAVTLMAIREKVNTKCEEDLIALVKRCSIEFKYEEKGLKVFVNGLEVTEDIRLPEVSKSSSDIADSVGVRKHLVSLQQKMGKFGGVILDGRDIGSLVFPNAEFKFYLDASVEERAKRRFKELKAKSIEQSLEEVKIDIMARDKRDKERAFGALKLVPDAIKVDTSDLSIEEVVNIIASRILSKGDVQI